In Solanum lycopersicum chromosome 5, SLM_r2.1, the following are encoded in one genomic region:
- the LOC101246345 gene encoding probable galacturonosyltransferase-like 9 yields MKMGCFGFDFSNFQSITVFFLLLMLGLSFSPNGCLGIRSFPEERRFIEAPEYRNGVQCPVTAETQDMVHIAMTLDSEYLRGSMAAVHSVLRHSSCPEHIFFHFIAAEFDPSSPRVLTQLVRSIFPSLDFNVYIFREDTVLNLISSSIRHALENPLNYARNYLGDMLDPSVTRVIYLDSDIVLVDDIEKLWKTPLSGSRIIGAPEYCHANFTKYFTDSFWSDPDLPQVFGSRNPCYFNTGVMVMDLQKWREGNYRKKIEKWMELQRQRRIYELGSLPPFLLVFGGLVEPINHRWNQHGLGGDNVMGSCRSLHPGPVSLLHWSGKGKPWARLDEKRPCPLDYLWEPYDLYKPKPKSRPNYQRSKMRLYQYNNLDFSTSNILFGYSNYFI; encoded by the coding sequence ATGAAAATGGGTTGTTTTGGGtttgatttttctaattttcaatCGATTACagtgttttttttgttattgatgCTTGGGTTATCGTTTTCCCCAAATGGGTGTCTTGGGATTCGAAGTTTTCCTGAAGAAAGACGGTTTATAGAGGCGCCGGAGTATAGAAACGGCGTTCAATGTCCGGTGACGGCGGAAACTCAAGATATGGTTCATATAGCGATGACGCTTGATTCAGAATATCTCAGAGGATCTATGGCGGCTGTGCACTCTGTTCTCCGCCATTCATCTTGCCCTGAACATATCTTCTTCCATTTCATTGCGGCTGAGTTTGACCCATCGAGTCCACGAGTTTTAACCCAGTTAGTCCGATCTATCTTCCCGTCACTCGACTTCAATGTTTATATATTCAGAGAAGATACAGTTCTAAATCTCATTTCATCTTCGATCCGTCACGCACTTGAAAACCCATTGAACTACGCTCGGAATTACCTCGGTGATATGCTTGACCCATCTGTAACCCGAGTTATCTACCTCGATTCCGATATCGTCCTTGTCGACGATATCGAAAAGCTATGGAAAACCCCTCTTTCCGGTTCCAGAATCATCGGAGCACCGGAATACTGCCATGCAAATTTCACAAAATACTTCACCGATTCCTTCTGGTCTGACCCGGATTTACCTCAAGTGTTCGGGTCACGAAACCCATGTTACTTCAACACCGGCGTAATGGTAATGGATTTGCAGAAATGGAGAGAAGGTAACTACCGGAAAAAGATAGAGAAATGGATGGAGTTACAGAGACAACGGCGAATCTACGAACTGGGTTCCTTGCCGCCGTTTCTGCTAGTTTTTGGTGGGCTCGTCGAGCCCATTAATCACCGGTGGAATCAACATGGGCTCGGCGGCGACAATGTAATGGGCTCATGTAGATCATTACATCCAGGCCCAGTAAGCTTGTTACATTGGTCCGGTAAAGGAAAACCATGGGCCAGGCTTGATGAAAAAAGGCCTTGTCCATTGGATTATCTTTGGGAGCCTTATGATTTGTATAAGCCCAAGCCCAAATCAAGGCCCAATTATCAAAGGAGTAAAATGAGactttatcaatataataatttggATTTTTCAACTAGTAATATTCTTTTTGGTTACTccaattatttcatttga
- the LOC543639 gene encoding pyruvate dehydrogenase E1 component subunit alpha, mitochondrial: MALSTSRAINHIMKPLSAAVCATRRLSSDSTATITVETSLPFTSHNVDPPSRSVETSPMELMTFFKDMTEMRRMEIAADSLYKAKLIRGFCHLYDGQEAVAVGMEAAITKKDCIITAYRDHCIFLGRGGTLVESFAELMGRRDGCSRGKGGSMHFYKKESGFYGGHGIVGAQVPLGIGLAFAQKYKKEDYVTFAMYGDGAANQGQLFEALNMAALWDLPAILVCENNHYGMGTAEWRAAKSPAYYKRGDYVPGLRVDGMDVFAVKQACAFAKQHALKNGPIILEMDTYRYHGHSMSDPGSTYRTRDEISGVRQERDPVERIRSLILAHNIATEAELKDIEKENRKVVDEAIAKAKESPMPDPSELFTNVYVKGFGVEAYGADRKELRATLP; this comes from the exons ATGGCTCTATCAACAAGCCGAGCCATTAACCACATCATGAAGCCGTTATCGGCGGCGGTGTGCGCCACACGCCGCCTATCATCGGACTCCACCGCCACAATCACCGTGGAGACAAGTCTACCTTTCACCAGCCACAACGTCGATCCTCCTTCCCGCTCCGTCGAAACAAGCCCTATGGAACTCATGACTTTCTTCAAGGACATGACGGAGATGCGTCGGATGGAGATCGCTGCTGATTCTCTTTACAAAGCGAAACTCATCCGTGGATTTTGCCATCTGTATGATGGACAGGAAGCTGTTGCTGTTGGTATGGAAGCTGCAATTACCAAAAAGGACTGTATTATTACTGCTTATAGAGATCATTGTATCTTCCTCGGCCGTGGTGGAACGTTAGTGGAGTCGTTTGCGGAGCTTATGGGAAGGCGAGATGGTTGTTCGAGAGGTAAAGGTGGTTCGATGCATTTTTATAAGAAGGAAAGTGGATTTTATGGAGGTCATGGTATTGTTGGTGCTCAGGTTCCTTTAGGGATTGGATTGGCATTTGCACAGAAGTATAAAAAAGAGGATTATGTTACTTTTGCCATGTATGGTGATGGTGCTGCTAATCAAGGGCAATTGTTTGAGGCTTTGAATATGGCTGCATTATGGGATCTTCCTGCAATTCTTGTTTGCGAGAATAACCACT ATGGAATGGGGACAGCAGAATGGAGGGCTGCAAAAAGTCCAGCTTATTACAAGAGAGGAGATTATGTTCCTGGTCTGAGG GTAGATGGTATGGATGTCTTTGCCGTTAAACAAGCATGCGCATTTGCTAAGCAACACGCCCTCAAGAATGGACCAATT ATTCTTGAAATGGACACCTATAGGTACCATGGTCACTCTATGTCTGATCCAGGAAGCACCTACCGCACTCGTGATGAAATTAGTGGTGTTAGACAG GAACGTGATCCTGTTGAAAGAATCAGGAGCCTCATATTAGCCCATAATATAGCCACTGAGGCAGAGCTGAAG GATATTGAGAAAGAAAACAGAAAAGTTGTAGATGAAGCTATTGCTAAAGCAAAG GAGAGCCCCATGCCTGACCCTTCTGAGCTCTTCACCAATGTATATGTGAAAGGGTTTGGAGTTGAG GCCTATGGAGCAGATAGGAAGGAACTCAGAGCTACACTTCCCTGA
- the LOC101245457 gene encoding uncharacterized protein, translating into MDKVCIYIAYNGKWTIDNKYLDHEIKLILVNDGITFEGLVEKIFQVLKLKVGEIKANIWFDSNLETSKGMQVTNDEEVTTCIYLLKNDSNFKTSRFIVDVAENNALSAVNIVQQEEMQIERDETSIPVEPISEFEPLETKSSHGMKLRKRAQNRKVSKKRKRSRSKRDDLSGVILREDASLDEIVVGSLFASKECLKKCFTNSAIRNHFKFKTVRSTKKRYYLKCYDDNCRWFVHSSRISDSALFKICKYVKNHTCSADVFKPDQQRHATSRVISDYIRELLPEYETEMTPNFVKEEMRKRYGLNISYHKAWRSIQLAFGVKNGSLEQHNELLLSEPEQNNELLLYEPEQNNELLSSDPEQNSELLPSEPEQNSELLSSEPEQTNEFLPYELDQKKKLLPYKLEQKKKLLRSEPEGKKESLSSEPQQENELLPSEPKQNELFPSEETNLGRDDQTQA; encoded by the coding sequence ATGGATAAGGTTTGCATCTATATTGCTTACAATGGCAAATGGACTATAGATAACAAGTATTTGGATCATGAGATCAAGCTAATTCTTGTGAATGATGGGATAACATTTGAAGGTCTTGTCGAGAAGATTTTTCAGGTTCTAAAACTGAAAGTGGGTGAGATAAAAGCAAACATTTGGTTTGACTCGAATCTAGAAACAAGCAAAGGAATGCAAGTAACAAACGATGAGGAAGTTACTACTTGCATCTACTTGTTGAAAAATGATTCAAATTTCAAGACTTCCCGTTTCATTGTTGATGTTGCGGAAAACAATGCTTTGTCTGCAGTCAATATTGTACAACAAGAGGAAATGCAGATTGAAAGAGACGAGACATCGATACCAGTTGAGCCAATATCAGAGTTTGAACCTCTGGAAACAAAATCATCTCATGGTATGAAACTGAGAAAAAGGGCCCAGAACagaaaagtatcaaaaaaaagaaaaagatcgaGGAGTAAAAGAGACGATTTGTCAGGTGTGATTTTGAGAGAAGATGCTTCATTGGATGAAATAGTTGTGGGATCTTTGTTTGCGAGCAAAGAATGTTTAAAGAAATGCTTCACAAATAGCGCAATCAGAAACCACTTCAAATTCAAGACCGTCAGATCAaccaaaaaaagatattatctGAAGTGTTATGATGACAATTGCCGTTGGTTCGTGCATTCTTCACGGATCAGTGATTCTGCATTATTCAAGATTTGTAAGTATGTGAAAAACCATACTTGCTCTGCTGATGTGTTTAAACCTGACCAACAACGGCACGCAACATCGAGGGTCATATCTGATTACATCCGTGAGCTTCTACCTGAATATGAAACAGAAATGACACCAAATTTTGTGAAGGAAGAAATGAGAAAGAGATATGGACTGAACATTAGTTACCACAAAGCATGGCGTTCAATACAACTAGCTTTTGGTGTGAAAAATGGAAGTCTTGAACAGCACAACGAATTGCTTCTGTCTGAACCAGAACAGAACAATGAATTACTTCTGTATGAACCAGAACAGAACAATGAATTGCTTTCATCTGATCCAGAACAGAACAGTGAATTGCTTCCGTCTGAACCAGAACAGAACAGTGAATTGCTTTCGTCTGAACCAGAACAGACCAATGAATTCCTTCCATACGAGCTAGACCAGAAGAAAAAATTGCTTCCATACAAACTAGAACAGAAGAAAAAATTGCTTCGGTCTGAACCAGAAGGGAAGAAAGAATCGCTATCATCTGAACCTCAACAGGAAAATGAATTGCTTCCGTCTGAACCAAAACAGAACGAATTGTTTCCATCTGAAGAAACAAACCTCGGAAGGGATGATCAAACTCAAGCCTGA
- the LOC101245760 gene encoding uncharacterized protein, which produces MGESIVETPAVKHKMGDSVVSRPTLEVSVSFGRFENDALSWEKWSSFSPNKYLEEVEKCSTPGSVAQKKAYFEAHYKRIAAKKLEQLEEETRQVEQEMEPLSPEVTEPKSGDVTENGNSDGDFSSSNGESSSVDEQQMSVVNLKNSDAVDEPKEDITVGVECDNLLVTEAKELTISGIDESKDDTSVDIECFSPLVTEAKEGTISGIDESNEDISVDLECDSLVVTKTKEETILGTCDQGVLNKAEERNLENVCQDSVVETPQANTEAQKASLKKSKTPNANVKHVPRKVYTPDARVSVGTKKKLTSPVAKSSRISTPTSKQVPTSMVITPSQPSVKKVTGMSTQRSNTTPLAQRKKLVPGSFVSPSQSSNKKLNGATPSQSSNKKLNGASPSQSSNKNLNGATPCQSSNKKLNGATSSRSSSKTLNGAALQRSVNSPVLEDKRRVPTSLHMSLSLSSPNSTASTNTMRRSLFMETMGDKDIVKRAFKAFQNSYSQGRSVGDMTYDIQDQVSSKESEQKISTSSTQKDSERLRKTPDKVITLKGQSGTRSASSSSGAPKDAGVEKKRVNSIRASTSSRIDRSTDKWKEEVTKGKIKRPGSNR; this is translated from the exons ATGGGTGAATCCATTGTGGAGACTCCTGCTGTTAAGCACAAG ATGGGTGACTCAGTCGTGTCTCGTCCTACACTTGAAGTGTCAGTTTCTTTTGGAAGGTTTGAGAATGATGCACTTTCTTGGGAGAAATGGTCATCTTTCTCCCCTAATAAGTATCTGGAAGAAGTTGAAAAGTGTTCAACACCTGGATCAGTAGCTCAGAAGAAGGCCTATTTCGAAGCACACTACAAGAGGATTGCTGCTAAGAAGCTGGAACAATTAGAGGAGGAAACACGGCAAGTTGAACAGGAAATGGAACCTCTGTCTCCAGAAGTAACTGAGCCCAAATCTGGAGATGTGACAGAAAATGGAAACTCTGATGGCGATTTCAGTTCATCCAATGGTGAGAGCTCTTCTGTAGATGAGCAGCAAATGTCAGTGGTAAATTTGAAGAATAGTGATGCAGTGGATGAACCGAAGGAGGATATTACTGTTGGTGTGGAGTGTGATAACTTATTGGTTACCGAAGCTAAGGAACTTACTATCTCAGGAATTGATGAGTCAAAGGATGATACTTCTGTTGATATAGAGTGTTTTAGTCCATTGGTTACTGAAGCTAAGGAAGGAACTATATCGGGGATCGATGAGTCAAATGAGGATATTTCTGTTGATTTGGAATGTGATAGCTTAGTGGTTACTAAAACTAAGGAAGAAACTATTTTGGGAACATGTGATCAAGGAGTACTTAATAAGGCTGAAGAGCGGAATCTTGAAAACGTATGTCAAGATAGTGTAGTAGAGACACCACAAGCGAATACTGAAGCACAAAAAGCCTCTCTTAAGAAAAGCAAGACCCCTAATGCAAATGTAAAGCATGTGCCTCGAAAG GTATACACTCCAGACGCTCGGGTATCCGTTGGAACAAAGAAGAAACTGACTTCACCTGTGGCAAAATCCTCAAGAATTTCTACTCCAACATCTAAGCAAGTGCCAACTTCTATGGTCATTACTCCATCTCAACCATCAGTAAAGAAGGTGACTGGAATGTCAACTCAAAGAAGTAATACTACTCCTTTGGCACAACGCAAGAAACTAGTTCCTGGGTCATTTGTGTCCCCTTCTCAATCCTCAAACAAAAAGTTGAATGGAGCAACCCCTTCTCAATCCTCAAACAAAAAGTTGAATGGAGCATCACCTTCTCAATCCTCAAACAAAAATTTGAATGGAGCTACGCCTTGTCAATCCTCAAACAAAAAGTTGAATGGTGCAACATCCTCTCGATCCTCTAGCAAAACGTTGAATGGTGCAGCATTACAAAGGAGTGTAAATTCGCCAGTGCTAGAGGACAAGAGAAGAGTTCCTACATCATTACACATGTCTCTCAGTTTGAGTTCCCCGAATTCTACAGCTTCTACTAATACAATGAGAAGATCTTTGTTCATGGAAACGATGGGAGACAAAGATATTGTCAAACGAGCATTTAAGGCATTTCAGAACAGTTATAGCCAAGGAAGATCTGTTGGGGATATGACATACGATATACAAGATCAG GTGTCGTCAAAGGAATCTGAGCAGAAGATTTCAACTTCTTCGACTCAGAAGGATAGTGAGAG ATTAAGGAAGACACCAGATAAGGTAATCACTTTAAAAGGCCAATCAGGGACTCGCTCAGCCTCTTCGTCATCAGG GGCACCTAAAGATGCTGGCGTGGAGAAGAAAAGGGTGAATTCTATCAGAGCTTCTACTAGCTCGAGAATTGACAGATCAACTGATAAATGGAAGGAG GAGGTTACCAAAGGAAAGATCAAACGACCAGGATCAAATAGGTGA